The Larus michahellis chromosome 16, bLarMic1.1, whole genome shotgun sequence genome has a segment encoding these proteins:
- the LOC141732216 gene encoding C-type natriuretic peptide 1-like, whose translation MKMNLKLLFCPGFLLLLIVSQNQARARPTSSLQSLSRLLDEDLEHPLLSEERDREQDDMIPTGAFDQQDPEFQWTQNTRDQPESVSTGDSAVQRFFSDLLKLPRRYQGRSKKGLSRGCFGVKLDRIGSLSGLGC comes from the exons ATGAAGATGAACCTGAAACTTCTTTTTTGTCCTGGATTCCTTCTGCTGCTTATTGTCAGTCAAAACCAGGCAAGGGCCAGGCCCACTTCCAGCTTACAG agTCTGTCCAGACTGTTAGATGAGGACCTGGAGCATCCCCTGCTCTCAGAAGAGAGGGACCGTGAGCAAGATGACATGATCCCAACAGGTGCCTTTGACCAGCAAGACCCTGAATTCCAGTGGACCCAAAACACCAGGGACCAGCCTGAGAGCGTGTCCACAGGTGATAGTGCTGTCCAGAGGTTCTTCAGCGATCTCCTAAAATTACCCCGTAGATACCAAGGTAGAAGCAAAAAGGGCCTCTCCAGGGGCTGTTTTGGTGTCAAGCTGGACAGAATCGGGTCACTGAGTGGACTGGGATGCTAA